One Streptomyces sp. RPA4-2 genomic window carries:
- the ddaH gene encoding dimethylargininase translates to MPDSRVPRPRRFLVCEPRHFAVQYAINPWMHPDTQVDVDLAHGQWKALISAYRAHGHTVDIVEPVADLPDMVFAANSALVLAGRVFGSLFHAPQRRPESSAYETWFKAAGFDVYRPESVCEGEGDLVPVGRYLLAGTGFRTTPEAHREVQEFFGVPVISLQLVDARFYHLDTALFVLEEGPGANIAYYPEAFSPGSREVLARLFPDAVVATREDAMTFGLNSVSDGRHVFISPRAEALTGRLARHGYVPVPVDLSEFHKAGGGIKCCTQEIRS, encoded by the coding sequence CAACCCCTGGATGCACCCCGACACCCAGGTGGACGTCGATCTGGCCCATGGCCAGTGGAAGGCGCTGATCAGCGCCTATCGTGCCCATGGGCACACCGTGGACATCGTGGAGCCCGTGGCGGATCTCCCGGACATGGTGTTCGCGGCGAACTCCGCGCTCGTCCTCGCGGGCCGTGTCTTCGGTTCGCTCTTCCACGCGCCCCAGCGCCGTCCGGAGTCCAGCGCCTACGAGACCTGGTTCAAGGCCGCCGGCTTCGACGTCTACCGTCCCGAGTCCGTGTGCGAGGGCGAGGGCGACCTCGTCCCGGTGGGCCGCTACCTCCTGGCGGGCACCGGCTTCCGTACGACCCCGGAGGCGCACCGCGAGGTCCAGGAGTTCTTCGGTGTCCCGGTGATCAGCCTCCAGCTGGTGGACGCGCGCTTCTACCATCTGGACACGGCCCTGTTCGTCCTGGAGGAGGGGCCGGGGGCGAACATCGCCTACTACCCGGAGGCGTTCTCGCCCGGCAGCCGCGAGGTGCTGGCACGGCTCTTCCCGGACGCGGTGGTCGCGACCCGCGAGGACGCGATGACCTTCGGTCTGAACTCCGTCTCCGACGGCCGTCACGTCTTCATCTCGCCGCGTGCCGAGGCCCTCACCGGCCGGCTCGCCCGGCACGGATACGTCCCCGTCCCCGTCGACCTCTCCGAGTTCCACAAGGCCGGCGGCGGCATCAAGTGCTGCACCCAGGAGATCCGCTCATGA
- the rocD gene encoding ornithine--oxo-acid transaminase yields the protein MTAPARTRTSADLIRAEGPVLAHNYHPLPVVVARAEGTWVEDVEGRRYLDMLAGYSALNFGHRNPVLIEAAHRQLDRLTLTSRAFHNDQLAHFAASLARLTGLDMVLPMNTGAEAVESAVKVARKWAYEVKGVAPDQATIVVAADNFHGRTTTIVSFSTDETARSGFGPFTPGFRIVPYNDLAALEAAVDETTAAVLIEPIQGEAGVVIPDDGYLAGVRELTSRANCLFVADEIQSGLGRTGTTLAVDHEGVVPDMLLLGKALGGGIVPVSAVVARRDVLDVLRPGEHGSTFGGNPLAAAVGSAVVELLETGEFQRRAAELGVVLRGGLKALVGRGVEGFRSRGLWAGVDIDPSIGTGREISEGLMREGILVKDTHGSTIRLAPPLTITADELRSALAALEKVLTQGV from the coding sequence ATGACCGCTCCCGCCCGTACGCGCACGTCCGCCGACCTGATCCGCGCGGAGGGCCCCGTCCTCGCGCACAACTACCACCCGCTCCCCGTCGTCGTCGCCCGCGCCGAGGGCACCTGGGTCGAGGACGTCGAGGGCCGCCGTTACCTCGACATGCTGGCGGGCTATTCGGCCCTCAATTTCGGCCACCGCAACCCCGTGCTGATCGAGGCGGCGCACCGCCAGCTCGACCGGCTCACCCTGACCTCCCGCGCCTTCCACAACGACCAGCTGGCCCACTTCGCCGCGTCCCTGGCCCGGCTGACGGGCCTGGACATGGTCCTGCCGATGAACACCGGCGCCGAGGCGGTGGAGAGCGCCGTCAAGGTTGCCCGCAAGTGGGCGTACGAGGTGAAGGGCGTCGCCCCGGACCAGGCCACGATCGTCGTGGCCGCGGACAACTTCCACGGCCGTACGACGACGATCGTCAGCTTCTCCACGGACGAGACGGCCCGCAGCGGCTTCGGCCCCTTCACCCCGGGCTTCCGGATCGTTCCGTACAACGATCTCGCGGCGCTCGAAGCCGCCGTCGACGAGACGACCGCGGCCGTGCTGATCGAGCCCATCCAGGGCGAGGCGGGCGTCGTCATCCCCGACGACGGCTATCTGGCCGGTGTGCGCGAGCTGACCAGCCGGGCGAACTGCCTGTTCGTCGCGGACGAGATCCAGTCGGGTCTGGGGCGGACCGGCACCACCCTCGCCGTCGACCACGAGGGCGTCGTCCCGGACATGCTGCTGCTCGGCAAGGCGCTCGGCGGCGGCATCGTGCCGGTCTCGGCGGTGGTGGCGCGCCGTGACGTTCTCGACGTACTGCGGCCCGGCGAGCACGGCTCCACGTTCGGCGGCAACCCGCTCGCCGCGGCGGTCGGCTCGGCGGTCGTCGAGCTGCTGGAGACGGGGGAGTTCCAGCGCCGGGCGGCCGAGCTGGGCGTGGTCCTGCGAGGCGGCCTCAAGGCGCTCGTGGGCCGGGGAGTGGAGGGCTTCCGCTCGCGCGGGCTGTGGGCGGGCGTCGACATCGACCCGTCCATCGGCACCGGCCGCGAGATCAGCGAGGGCCTCATGCGCGAGGGGATCCTGGTCAAGGACACCCACGGTTCGACCATCCGGCTGGCCCCGCCGCTGACCATCACCGCCGACGAACTCCGGTCAGCTCTCGCGGCCCTCGAGAAGGTTCTGACGCAAGGGGTCTGA
- a CDS encoding 1-acyl-sn-glycerol-3-phosphate acyltransferase: protein MFYYVLKHVLLGPLLRLVFRPRIEGLEHIPSSGGAIVAGNHLSFSDHFLMPAILKRRITFLAKAEYFTGPGVKGRLTAAFFRSAGQIPVDRSGKEAGQAAIREGLGVLRQGELLGIYPEGTRSHDGRLYKGKVGVAAMALKARVPVVPCAMIGTFEAQPPGQKIPNLHPVVIRFGEPLDFSRYAGMENEKAILRAVTDEIMYAILTLSGQEYVDRYAADVKAEAAAESAERARRFPRMPLS, encoded by the coding sequence GTGTTTTATTACGTGCTCAAACATGTGCTTCTGGGTCCGCTGTTGAGGCTGGTGTTCCGGCCTCGGATCGAGGGCCTTGAGCACATACCGTCGTCGGGGGGCGCCATCGTGGCGGGCAACCACCTGTCCTTCTCGGACCACTTCCTGATGCCCGCGATCCTCAAGCGGCGGATCACCTTCCTCGCGAAGGCGGAGTACTTCACCGGGCCGGGTGTCAAGGGCCGTCTGACGGCCGCGTTCTTCCGCAGCGCGGGGCAGATCCCGGTGGACCGCTCAGGCAAGGAGGCGGGACAGGCCGCGATCCGGGAGGGGCTCGGCGTGCTGCGCCAGGGCGAGCTGCTCGGCATCTACCCGGAGGGCACCCGCTCGCACGACGGGCGCCTCTACAAGGGCAAGGTCGGCGTCGCGGCCATGGCCCTGAAGGCCCGGGTGCCGGTCGTCCCCTGCGCGATGATCGGCACCTTCGAGGCGCAGCCGCCGGGTCAGAAGATCCCGAACCTCCACCCCGTGGTGATCCGCTTCGGCGAGCCCCTCGACTTCTCCCGCTACGCCGGTATGGAGAACGAGAAGGCCATCCTGCGTGCCGTCACCGACGAGATCATGTACGCCATCCTCACCCTCTCCGGGCAGGAGTACGTCGACCGGTACGCGGCCGACGTCAAGGCCGAGGCGGCCGCCGAGAGCGCGGAGAGAGCGCGCAGGTTCCCGCGGATGCCATTGAGCTGA
- a CDS encoding alpha/beta hydrolase: protein MRALRPTRRVTALGSAGALVTATLIAGAMAAPSATAASRHGQDREARGAAIAAARAEKAGINWQDCPADWGFVKPIQCGWVSVPLDYAHPNGKQIKLAVDRIGNTGTKEERQGALVYNPGGPGGSGMRFPTRVTGKNPIWANTAKAYDFVGFDPRGVGHSAPISCIDPQEFVKAPKADPVPDSQADKRAQRKLAAEYADGCAERSGKAVLAQMTTPNTARDLDVIRAGLGEKKLNYLGVSYGTYLGAVYGTLFPGHVRRMLVDSVVNPSRDNIWYQANLEQDVAFEGRWKDWEDWVAKNDAAFHLGDTRAKVQNQWLKLRAAAKKSPLGGVVGPAELISFFQSAPYYDSSWVPVATVFSKYVAGDTQAMVDAAAPDLSDTAGNISSENGNAVYTAVECTDAKWPTSWNKWDRDNTRLNKDYPFMTWANAWLNLPCATWPVKQQTPVEVRTGKGLPSVLIVQSTRDAATPYPGAVELHKRFKGSRLITEQGAGSHGVTGLVNPCINTRVDTYLLTGRTDAADVTCTPHATPAP from the coding sequence TTGAGGGCTTTGAGACCGACGAGACGAGTGACAGCGCTCGGCTCGGCCGGAGCGCTCGTCACGGCGACCCTGATAGCCGGAGCCATGGCGGCGCCGTCGGCCACCGCCGCCTCGCGCCACGGCCAGGACCGCGAGGCCCGTGGTGCGGCGATCGCCGCCGCCCGGGCCGAGAAGGCCGGTATCAACTGGCAGGACTGCCCGGCGGACTGGGGCTTCGTGAAGCCCATCCAGTGCGGCTGGGTCAGCGTGCCGCTGGACTACGCGCACCCGAACGGCAAGCAGATCAAGCTCGCCGTCGACCGCATCGGGAACACCGGGACGAAGGAGGAGCGCCAGGGCGCCCTCGTCTACAACCCGGGCGGCCCGGGCGGCTCCGGCATGCGCTTCCCCACTCGTGTCACCGGCAAGAACCCGATCTGGGCGAACACCGCGAAGGCCTACGACTTCGTGGGCTTCGACCCGCGCGGTGTCGGCCACTCGGCGCCCATCTCCTGCATCGACCCGCAGGAGTTCGTGAAGGCGCCCAAGGCCGACCCGGTCCCGGACTCCCAGGCCGACAAGCGCGCCCAGCGCAAGCTCGCGGCCGAGTACGCGGACGGCTGCGCCGAGCGCAGCGGCAAGGCCGTGCTGGCGCAGATGACCACGCCGAACACCGCGCGCGACCTGGACGTCATCCGCGCCGGGCTCGGTGAGAAGAAGCTCAACTACCTGGGCGTCTCGTACGGCACCTACCTCGGCGCCGTCTACGGCACGCTCTTCCCGGGACACGTCCGCCGCATGCTCGTGGACAGCGTCGTCAACCCGTCTCGGGACAACATCTGGTACCAGGCCAACCTGGAGCAGGACGTCGCCTTCGAGGGCCGCTGGAAGGACTGGGAGGACTGGGTCGCCAAGAACGACGCGGCCTTCCACCTCGGCGACACCCGCGCGAAGGTGCAGAACCAGTGGCTGAAGCTGCGCGCCGCCGCGAAGAAGAGCCCGCTGGGCGGGGTCGTCGGACCCGCCGAGCTGATCTCCTTCTTCCAGAGCGCTCCGTACTACGACTCCTCGTGGGTACCGGTCGCGACGGTGTTCAGCAAGTACGTCGCCGGTGACACCCAGGCGATGGTGGACGCCGCCGCTCCGGACCTGTCCGACACGGCGGGCAACATCAGCTCGGAGAACGGCAACGCCGTCTACACCGCCGTCGAGTGCACCGACGCCAAGTGGCCCACCAGCTGGAACAAGTGGGACAGGGACAACACGCGGCTCAACAAGGACTACCCGTTCATGACGTGGGCCAACGCGTGGTTGAACCTGCCGTGCGCCACCTGGCCGGTCAAGCAGCAGACCCCGGTCGAAGTCAGGACCGGCAAGGGGCTGCCGTCCGTCCTGATCGTGCAGTCCACGCGTGACGCCGCGACCCCGTACCCGGGCGCGGTCGAACTGCACAAGCGCTTCAAGGGCTCCCGCCTCATCACCGAGCAGGGCGCGGGCTCGCACGGTGTGACCGGCCTGGTCAATCCGTGCATCAACACGCGGGTGGACACCTACCTGCTCACCGGCAGGACGGACGCGGCCGATGTGACGTGCACGCCGCACGCCACGCCGGCGCCGTAG
- a CDS encoding urease accessory protein UreD, with protein MTTAGVRATARIEARADGRGGTSLPVLDGEGPIAPRRTRAHGDEARVMLVGAMSGPLGNDRFAVEATVAEGARLHVGSAAATIALPGQAKGEARYDVRLRVATGGELHWLPEQLISANGSDLHVTSGIGLEPGARLVFREEQVLGRVGEQPGRLTSRLTLRLGGRTLLDQELSCGPGAPGGWDGPAVLGGHRALGQLLIVRPEFEKDMPRARLLGECAAVNPLAGPAVLVSALAPDALRLRRVLDEALRSFG; from the coding sequence GTGACGACAGCGGGCGTGCGGGCCACCGCACGGATCGAGGCACGCGCCGACGGCCGGGGCGGCACCTCGCTGCCGGTGCTGGACGGCGAGGGCCCGATCGCGCCGCGCCGCACCCGGGCACACGGCGACGAGGCACGGGTGATGCTGGTCGGTGCCATGAGCGGCCCGCTCGGCAACGACCGATTCGCCGTGGAGGCGACCGTCGCGGAAGGGGCGCGACTGCACGTCGGTTCGGCCGCCGCGACCATCGCCCTGCCGGGGCAGGCCAAGGGAGAGGCCCGCTACGACGTACGGCTGCGCGTCGCCACCGGAGGCGAACTGCACTGGCTGCCGGAGCAGTTGATCTCCGCGAACGGGAGTGATCTTCACGTCACCTCGGGAATCGGGCTGGAGCCGGGCGCGCGGCTGGTGTTCCGCGAGGAGCAGGTACTCGGTCGCGTCGGTGAGCAACCGGGGCGGCTCACCAGCCGACTTACCCTGCGACTCGGCGGACGGACGCTGCTGGACCAGGAGTTGTCGTGCGGCCCCGGCGCGCCCGGCGGATGGGACGGCCCCGCCGTCCTCGGGGGACACCGTGCCCTCGGACAACTGCTCATCGTGCGACCGGAGTTCGAGAAGGACATGCCGCGAGCACGGCTGCTGGGGGAGTGCGCGGCCGTCAATCCCCTGGCCGGACCGGCTGTTCTGGTGAGCGCGCTGGCACCTGACGCGCTGCGGCTGCGGCGGGTTCTGGACGAGGCGTTGAGGTCCTTCGGCTGA
- the ureG gene encoding urease accessory protein UreG: MHLDHLHGHDGTSAVSADARRPDGSRRALRIGLGGPVGSGKTATVAALCRALRDEWSLAVVTNDIYTREDAEFLLREAVLPPERITAVETGACPHTAIRDDISANLEAVEDLEDEVGPLDLILVESGGDNLTATFSKGLVDAQIFVIDVAGGDDIPRKGGPGVTTADLLVVNKTDLAPYVGSDLARMAADAKAQRAELPVVLQSLRSEGGVTAVADWVRERLAAWTA, encoded by the coding sequence ATGCATCTCGACCATCTTCACGGTCACGACGGGACGTCCGCCGTGAGTGCCGACGCGCGGCGTCCCGACGGCTCGCGCCGGGCCCTGCGGATCGGGCTCGGCGGGCCCGTGGGATCCGGCAAGACCGCGACCGTCGCCGCGCTCTGCCGGGCCCTGCGCGACGAGTGGTCGCTCGCGGTCGTCACGAACGACATCTACACGCGCGAGGACGCCGAGTTCCTGCTGCGGGAGGCGGTGCTGCCGCCCGAGCGGATCACCGCCGTCGAGACGGGGGCCTGTCCGCACACCGCGATCCGGGACGACATCTCGGCGAACCTCGAAGCGGTGGAGGACCTGGAGGACGAGGTCGGGCCGCTGGACCTGATCCTGGTCGAGTCCGGGGGCGACAACCTCACGGCCACCTTCTCCAAGGGGCTGGTCGACGCGCAGATCTTCGTGATCGACGTCGCGGGCGGGGACGACATCCCGCGCAAGGGTGGACCGGGGGTCACCACCGCCGATCTTCTCGTCGTCAACAAGACCGACCTCGCGCCCTACGTGGGATCCGACCTGGCGCGGATGGCCGCCGACGCCAAGGCCCAACGGGCCGAACTGCCCGTCGTCCTCCAGTCGTTGAGGAGCGAGGGCGGCGTCACGGCCGTCGCGGACTGGGTGCGGGAACGGCTCGCCGCGTGGACGGCGTGA
- a CDS encoding urease accessory UreF family protein, with protein sequence MSRAALLVLADGRFPAGGHAHSGGAEAAVKAGRISGAASLEDFCRGRLHTTGLVSAALAAAAALGVDPVALDAAADARTPSPALRGAARRLGRQLMRAARAAWPSEELDALAREFPKGAHQPVVLGVAARGAGLGPEDAAYCSAYESVSGPATATVRLLSLDPFDATAVLARLAPELDRVAQRAAEAARRVVADGVDALPAGGAPLLEISAEAHAAWAVRLFAS encoded by the coding sequence ATGTCCCGCGCGGCACTTCTCGTCCTGGCGGACGGCCGCTTCCCCGCCGGAGGGCACGCCCACTCCGGCGGGGCCGAGGCGGCCGTCAAGGCCGGGCGGATCAGCGGGGCGGCGAGCCTGGAGGACTTCTGCCGCGGGCGGTTGCACACGACGGGGCTGGTGTCGGCCGCCCTCGCCGCGGCGGCGGCGCTCGGCGTCGACCCGGTGGCGCTGGACGCGGCAGCGGACGCCCGGACGCCGTCGCCCGCCCTGCGCGGGGCCGCGCGACGGCTCGGACGGCAGTTGATGCGGGCGGCGCGAGCGGCCTGGCCGTCCGAGGAACTCGACGCGCTGGCAAGGGAGTTCCCCAAGGGAGCGCACCAGCCCGTGGTGCTCGGGGTGGCTGCCAGAGGCGCCGGACTGGGGCCAGAGGACGCCGCGTACTGCTCCGCGTACGAGAGTGTCAGCGGGCCGGCGACGGCGACCGTGCGGCTGCTCAGCCTGGACCCCTTCGACGCCACGGCGGTACTGGCCCGGCTGGCGCCGGAGTTGGACCGGGTCGCTCAGCGGGCGGCCGAGGCGGCGCGGCGCGTGGTGGCCGACGGCGTCGACGCGTTGCCCGCGGGGGGTGCTCCGTTGCTGGAGATCAGTGCGGAGGCGCATGCCGCTTGGGCTGTGCGGTTGTTCGCGTCGTAG
- a CDS encoding urease subunit alpha — translation MPDLSRGAYADLFGPTTGDRIRLADTDLLVEIEEDRSGGPGRAGDEAVFGGGKVIRESMGQSRATRAEGTPDTVITGAVIIDHWGIVKADLGIRDGRITGIGKAGNPDTMDGVHPDLVIGPETEIIAGNGRIVTAGAIDAHVHLICPQIADEALASGITTLVGGGTGPAEGSKATTVTPGPWHLARMLESMEGYPLNFGLLGKGNTVSHDAMLSQIRGGALGLKLHEDWGSTPAVIDAALTVADRTGIQVAIHTDTLNEAGFVGDTLAAIGGRGIHAYHTEGAGGGHAPDIMTVVSEPHVLPSSTNPTRPYTVNTAEEHLDMLMVCHHLNAAVPEDLAFAESRIRPSTIGAEDILHDLGAISIISSDSQAMGRVGEVILRTWQTAHVMKRRRGALPGDGHADNHRVRRYVAKYTINPALAQGLAREIGSVETGKLADLVLWEPAFFGVKPHLVIKGGQIAYAQMGDANASIPTPQPILPRPMFGAIGRAPAANSFNFVAPLAIEDGLPERLSLSKRFMAIDSTRGVTKADMRENDARPRVRVDPDSFAVHIDGELVEATPAAELPMAQRYFLF, via the coding sequence ATGCCTGATCTCTCCCGCGGCGCGTACGCCGATCTGTTCGGCCCCACCACCGGCGACCGTATCCGCCTCGCCGACACCGACCTGCTCGTCGAGATCGAGGAGGACCGCTCCGGCGGCCCGGGGCGCGCCGGTGACGAGGCCGTGTTCGGCGGTGGCAAGGTCATCCGGGAGTCCATGGGCCAGTCGCGCGCCACGCGCGCGGAGGGCACTCCGGACACCGTCATCACGGGCGCGGTGATCATCGACCACTGGGGGATCGTCAAGGCCGACCTGGGCATCCGCGACGGCCGGATCACCGGCATCGGCAAGGCCGGCAACCCCGACACCATGGACGGCGTCCACCCCGACCTCGTCATCGGCCCTGAGACCGAGATCATCGCGGGCAACGGACGGATCGTCACCGCGGGCGCCATCGACGCGCACGTCCACCTGATCTGCCCCCAGATCGCCGACGAGGCACTCGCCTCCGGCATCACGACCCTGGTGGGCGGCGGCACCGGTCCCGCCGAGGGTTCCAAGGCCACCACCGTCACTCCCGGCCCCTGGCATCTGGCCCGGATGCTGGAGTCGATGGAGGGGTATCCGCTCAACTTCGGACTGCTCGGCAAGGGCAACACCGTCTCGCACGACGCGATGCTCTCGCAGATCCGCGGCGGCGCACTCGGACTGAAGCTGCACGAGGACTGGGGCTCCACGCCCGCCGTCATCGACGCCGCGCTGACCGTGGCCGACCGCACCGGCATCCAGGTCGCCATCCACACCGACACGCTGAACGAGGCGGGGTTCGTCGGTGACACGCTCGCCGCGATCGGTGGGCGCGGCATCCACGCGTACCACACCGAGGGTGCCGGCGGCGGGCACGCGCCGGACATCATGACGGTGGTCTCCGAGCCGCACGTGCTGCCCAGCTCCACCAACCCGACCCGGCCGTACACCGTCAACACCGCCGAGGAACACCTCGACATGCTGATGGTCTGCCACCACCTCAACGCGGCCGTTCCCGAGGACCTGGCCTTCGCCGAGTCACGTATCCGGCCGTCCACCATCGGAGCCGAGGACATCCTGCACGATCTCGGCGCGATCTCGATCATCTCCTCCGACTCGCAGGCGATGGGCCGGGTCGGCGAGGTCATCCTGCGGACCTGGCAGACGGCCCATGTGATGAAGCGGCGGCGCGGGGCCCTGCCGGGCGACGGACACGCGGACAACCACCGTGTACGTCGCTATGTCGCCAAATACACGATCAACCCGGCGCTCGCGCAGGGACTCGCCCGCGAGATCGGCTCCGTCGAGACCGGCAAGCTCGCCGACCTCGTGCTGTGGGAGCCCGCGTTCTTCGGCGTCAAGCCGCACCTCGTCATCAAGGGCGGACAGATCGCGTACGCGCAGATGGGCGACGCCAACGCGTCCATTCCGACGCCGCAGCCGATTCTGCCCCGGCCGATGTTCGGGGCGATCGGACGGGCGCCCGCCGCGAACTCGTTCAACTTCGTGGCACCGCTCGCGATCGAGGACGGGCTGCCGGAGCGGCTCTCGCTGAGCAAGAGGTTCATGGCCATCGACTCGACCCGGGGGGTGACCAAGGCCGACATGCGGGAGAACGACGCCCGGCCGCGCGTACGGGTCGATCCCGACAGTTTCGCCGTGCACATCGACGGAGAGCTGGTCGAGGCGACACCGGCCGCGGAACTGCCCATGGCCCAGCGTTACTTCCTCTTCTGA
- a CDS encoding urease subunit beta, whose amino-acid sequence MIPGEILFAEGPVTFNEGREVTRLTVLNAADRPVQVGSHYHFAEANPGLEFDRAAARGKRLNVAAGTAVRFEPGIPVDVELVPLAGARVVPGLRGETGGALDA is encoded by the coding sequence GTGATTCCCGGAGAGATCCTCTTCGCCGAGGGACCCGTCACTTTCAACGAAGGCCGCGAAGTCACCCGGCTGACCGTCCTCAACGCCGCCGACCGGCCCGTCCAGGTCGGCTCCCACTACCACTTCGCCGAGGCCAACCCCGGCCTGGAGTTCGACCGCGCCGCCGCGCGCGGCAAGCGGCTCAACGTCGCCGCCGGGACCGCCGTGCGCTTCGAGCCGGGGATCCCCGTCGACGTCGAACTCGTACCGCTCGCCGGTGCCCGTGTCGTACCCGGCCTGCGCGGCGAGACCGGAGGTGCCCTCGATGCCTGA
- a CDS encoding urease subunit gamma, giving the protein MQLTPHEQERLLIHVAADVAEKRRARGLRLNHPEAVALITSHILEGARDGRTVAELMSSGRKILTRDDVMEGIPEMIHDVQVEATFPDGTKLVTVHDPIV; this is encoded by the coding sequence GTGCAACTGACCCCGCACGAGCAAGAGAGGCTGCTGATCCACGTGGCCGCCGACGTGGCCGAGAAGCGCCGGGCCCGCGGACTGAGACTGAACCACCCCGAGGCCGTCGCCCTCATCACGTCGCACATCCTCGAAGGCGCCCGGGACGGCCGCACCGTGGCCGAGCTGATGTCCTCCGGACGCAAGATCCTCACCCGCGACGACGTCATGGAGGGCATCCCCGAAATGATCCACGACGTCCAGGTCGAGGCGACCTTCCCGGACGGCACCAAACTCGTCACCGTCCACGACCCGATCGTCTGA
- a CDS encoding type II toxin-antitoxin system Phd/YefM family antitoxin, whose amino-acid sequence MAYEIPVTQARAELADLINRVVYGGERVVVTRHGKPLVALVSAADLERLEELREPAGEQVVSSLSRVREATSAPRERQRFGIAAEHQGPNLS is encoded by the coding sequence ATGGCCTACGAGATTCCGGTGACGCAAGCCAGGGCTGAGCTCGCCGACCTGATCAACCGGGTGGTGTACGGGGGCGAGCGTGTCGTCGTGACGCGTCACGGGAAGCCTCTCGTCGCCCTCGTCTCCGCCGCCGACCTGGAGCGGCTCGAAGAGCTCCGGGAGCCCGCCGGGGAGCAGGTGGTCAGCTCCCTCTCCCGCGTCCGCGAGGCCACGTCCGCGCCGCGGGAGCGCCAGCGCTTCGGTATCGCCGCGGAGCACCAGGGACCCAACCTCTCGTAG
- a CDS encoding ATP-dependent Clp protease proteolytic subunit, with product MYEPSAHHVLPEFTERSTTGHRTLDPYSKLLDERIVFLGTAIDDTSANDVMAQFMHLEHAAPERDISLYVNSPGGSFTAMTAIYDTMRFVACDVETVCLGQATSVAAVLLAGGTPGKRFALPGARVLIRQPSLPGPVQGQASDLALQAAELTRTRKLLEDMLVRHTGQNPEQVAADIERDTILDAQAALAYGLVDGIIPSRKNSRTAPGARNATPDAR from the coding sequence ATGTACGAACCGTCCGCCCACCACGTCCTGCCCGAGTTCACCGAACGCTCGACCACCGGACACCGGACCCTCGACCCGTACTCCAAACTGCTCGACGAGCGCATCGTGTTCCTCGGGACAGCGATCGACGACACGTCGGCGAACGACGTGATGGCCCAGTTCATGCACCTCGAACACGCGGCGCCGGAGCGGGACATCTCGCTCTACGTCAACTCCCCGGGCGGCTCGTTCACCGCGATGACGGCGATCTACGACACGATGCGGTTCGTCGCCTGCGACGTGGAGACCGTATGCCTGGGGCAAGCCACGTCGGTCGCCGCCGTCCTGCTGGCCGGCGGCACTCCGGGCAAGCGGTTCGCCCTGCCGGGCGCACGGGTGTTGATCCGTCAGCCCTCGCTGCCCGGACCGGTTCAGGGCCAGGCGAGCGATCTGGCCCTCCAGGCAGCGGAGTTGACCCGCACTCGGAAGCTGCTGGAGGACATGCTCGTACGGCACACGGGGCAAAATCCCGAACAAGTCGCCGCCGACATCGAGCGGGACACGATTCTGGACGCGCAGGCCGCGCTGGCTTACGGGCTGGTGGACGGGATCATCCCGAGCCGCAAGAACTCGCGCACCGCGCCCGGTGCGAGGAACGCCACACCCGACGCGAGGTGA
- a CDS encoding C40 family peptidase has protein sequence MTALNRVPSLLTRAGTASALTIAAVGGSLVVPGVAADAEAATPATRALQVAASKKGAPYSYGATGPRRFDCSGLTLYSYKKAGKKLPRTAAGQYNKSHHISASHRKAGDLVFFHSGRNVYHVGIYAGKGKIWHSPKSGEVVKLQKIWTKSVWYGRVS, from the coding sequence ATGACTGCGCTCAATCGTGTCCCGTCGCTGCTGACCCGGGCCGGTACGGCCTCGGCTCTGACCATCGCCGCCGTGGGCGGCAGCCTGGTGGTCCCGGGCGTCGCAGCCGACGCCGAGGCGGCCACACCGGCGACGAGGGCACTCCAGGTCGCGGCATCCAAGAAGGGCGCTCCGTACAGTTACGGTGCCACCGGACCGCGCCGCTTCGACTGCTCCGGGCTCACGCTGTACTCGTACAAGAAGGCGGGCAAGAAGCTGCCTCGTACGGCCGCGGGGCAGTACAACAAGAGCCACCACATCTCCGCCTCGCACCGCAAGGCCGGTGACCTCGTGTTCTTCCACTCGGGCCGGAACGTGTACCACGTCGGCATCTACGCCGGGAAGGGAAAGATCTGGCACTCCCCGAAGAGCGGGGAGGTCGTGAAGCTCCAGAAGATCTGGACGAAGAGCGTCTGGTACGGCCGGGTGAGCTGA